A window of Kyrpidia spormannii genomic DNA:
AAGAGGGATACACGACGACCATTTTCAGCAGTCATACGAGTGCGGCCTGCATGAGTGCAACCCGCCCAATTCATATGGCTGCCCAAAACCCGTGTGCCGCTCACGAATGAGGTTCATAGGTTTTCCGATTCCCGGAAGCGGAACCCGATGAACTAAATGGTCTGAGGATCCTGCCGCTTCAAGAGTTCGATGATCGCCTCTTCCACAATCTCGGATGGCGAATGTCCCACCGCCAGGACGTTGAGGGCCGTGATGCTATAGCGGCTGAGTGAAAACGTGCATCGTTTCGTGCCGCCGCGTCGGTCCTTGGGTGGAATTTGATCGAGCGATTCCTGTTGTTTGGCGCGTTGTGCTTCTGCCTGTTGGCGCTTTTCCGCCCGGCGTTTCGCTGCACATTCTTTGCACATGGCCGGGTGTTGAGCACGCGGGTATTGTGCCCGGTTGATGGGGACCCAGTGGTCACCTTCTTTGCAGTGGAACACTGTCGAGGACTGTTGCCGTTCCGTTTGTGTGTCGGGACTCGTTTGCGTGGATTGCTCCACAGCACGGGTGTGCATCTGTGCATCTTGCGCAAGGGTGTGATCGGGTTCGTGGGTTGCATGTGAACCACTGTCCTTTCTTCCATCATTCAAAAGTGATGATCGGGTTGACGGTGATGATCATGGAACAAGACAGCACGGAAATGCAAGTAGCCGTTGAACAAATCTGCATAACAGCACCTGGCGGGTGTGTTTGAGAGGGGATGCATAGAGATTCTTGGGTGGTTTGCTGGAACAATAACCCGGCTGTTCCATGAAGCAATCTTCGTCTCGCGATTTTCGGTACAAATGTGATTTCAGGTTGTATGTAAGAGAGGAACGGAGGTCATCTCGTTCATTGGTTTCTAGAAACTAGTTTTTAGTTTCTATAGTTTCTATAGTCAATAAAGATACAGCAGTAGGTCTTTGCCCAAGGGATTTTCGAACCAAGGGGCGTCGGGTCGGGGAGCGGGGCTGGAACCGCATGGAGTATGGCCCGACCCGAAGGGAGAAGAGGGGGCTCCCGGCATATCGAGATGAAGCCGGGCGTGGCGTACAAAGGGCGGTCGGGACGCCTCCAAGCCCGGAAATGGTGGCGGGGGTGATGCTTGCGGCGACTTCTCGAACGGCGGCGACCGCTGTCACCGTTGGTGGGGCGCAAGGAGATTGAAGATGGATGGGGGCATTCAGGGATGACAGATATTTATCAAAACGGCACTAATCGGCTATAATGAGGCCAAGCAGTTGGACCTGCTCTGGATAGTCAGGAATTGCAGTTGTCGTGGCAGCGGGGTTTCCAATGGCTGGTTGGCATTCGGACGTCCGGTTCTTATTTCGTACAAGCCATCATCCTCTTTCTAAAATTTTGAATGACATCGACAAAAGAGCAGTAGTTCGCCAAATTATGACGCGGTCGATGTGGTCTTCATTGGTGTGTTCTTATGCAGGTTTGTTGAATAGACCGCCGCAGTTGAGATGCAAAGATTTGGGCCATGGCAGCATGGAGGTGCCCGTGATTTGAGGTGGGCCGAAGTCCGTGAAATGTTCCCGAATCAATGGATTGCGGTCATTCCCATCGGTGCGTATGCGAAGCACGGCAAGGAATTTGTCGACGAAGTCGCCATCCTGGATTTTCATCCGGAGCAACACGGCGATGAGCCCATCATTCAGTCCGGGCGTGTGAAGGTTTGGTTCACTTATCACACTTCTCAAAAGCATATTGTGTTCGAAGCTGGAACACTGCCTAGCGATGCCGTTCGGGAATACACCATGCTTGATTTTATCACTGAGACTATTCAAGCAAGAGTTTACTTAGAACAAGGAATCCCGGCAGACGAAATCATGGACATGCTGCATCTTTCGGAGAAAGAACTGGACGAAGCAAAACGCTGGTTATGTGAAGACGTTAGAAAGGGAGAAACGATACCTGTCAAGGTGGAAGTTGCTGAGAGGATGCTGAAAGAAGGACTTAATATATTGGATATTTCTGAGATTACAGATTTACCCCTTGAGCTGGTTGAAGCCATTCGGGATGGGGGTTGGAAAGATCGCTGCGAGGAATTCTTGGAAAGAATGTTTGCCCGTAGGTTGTGACGTGGGGCTATTGCTCGTCACCGGCCGCTATAAGGGGTCGTAATCTTGGCCCAAAATCACAACAAATCCAAAGAGCAACTGGAGGAATTGGCGGAGATGGACCCGGCGATCAAAAAGGCGAAGATGCTGGAGTTTCTCAGTCAGGACGAGTTACACATGCCCGGCGGGAGAGCCCACCCATAAAGAGATCTTGTTAGCGTCACACCGTGATGGGCGGTTGCTGACGGGATGGACTGTCTGGAAGTTGGCGCATACAATGCCATACATGAGGGCAGGGAACGGATGCCGCTAAGCGGCAAGGGTCTCAACCCGTAGGGACAAAGGCCCCGAGGGGCCACACGGCATGGTTCGTGACCACGTGTTTTCAGGGGGTCAACCTTCGGTGACGAGTGGGGTCAATTGTACTTGACGGACAACAGGTCCGGGCGGCGGTGTGGCAGCGAACGGCAAGGGCTTCGTTTCGGCGGCAATCTGGATTCTGTATTTTAACAGGAGCAAGAGGTTTTTTCCTTGGCGGTACTCAAGTCGGCGGTGAGGTGTTATGTCTTGAAAAGATTACGGGATACAGTCATTGGTGCCATTTGCCGTGTGCGGAACCATTTTCAGTATCCTTCTGTTGCATTCTATTCAATGGATAGGTATCGCAACTGGAACGATCATTTATTTTGTGATGTGACTCCTTTTACCGAAACGCATGAGTTTCAAGTAGTGGTGAGACTGTTTTCGTAAATCCCCTTTCATACAAGGAACCCCACCAAGCATGATATCGCCGGATTCGGTCTTCCCGGATAAAGCTCGCAACCTACACCCACACATACATGGAAGTGATCGAACAGCCCCATTCCCAAAGAGTGACAGATCGTCAGCCGGGCCAGCCGGGCATGGACAGGATGGATGCCTGTTGCGACATCTAAAGGGCGAGACGGCCACACGGCGACCTAAGAATCGGTTTTTTCAGCGGCTCCGCACTGGCGTGAACGCGGTGTGTCCCGTTTCATACGGCTGATCCCCAGGCCGTGTGGCGCTTACGATAGGATTCATGCATTTTCCGATTCCCGGAAGCGGAACCCGACGAACGAAATCGTACGGGGATCCTGCCGCTTCAAGAGTTCGATGATCGCTTCTTCCACAATCTCGGATGGCGAATGCCCCACCGCCAGGACGTTGAGGGCTGTGACGGTGTAACGGCTGAGTGAAAACGTGCACCGTTTCGTGCCGCCGCGTCGGTCCTTGGGTGGGATTTGATCGAGCGATTCTTGTTGTTTGGTGCGTTGTGCTTGTGCCTGTTGGCGCTTTTCCGCCCGGCGTTTCGCTGCACAGTCTTTGCACATGGCCGGGTGTTGAGCCCGTGGGTATTGTGCCTGTTCGATGGGGACCCAGTGGTCACCTTCTTTGCAGTGGAACACTGTCGAGGACTGTTGCCATTCCGTTTGTGTGTCGGGACTCGTTTGCGCGGATTGCTCCACAGCACGGGTGTGCATCTGTGCCTCTTGTGCAAGGGTGATCGGGTTCGTGGGTTGCATGTGAACCACCGTCCTTTCTTCCATCATTCAAGAGTGATGATGGGGTTGACGGTGATGATCATGGAACAGGACATTGCAGAGATGCAAGTCATCATGACGCGAAGTTGTTCCGCAGCGTCGCGGTAGGACAAGAGCCTGCAGGTTTTTCGTCGGGGGCCTCCCTAAAGCGACTGTCCGATATTCCCATCACGAAATCCGCAGCGCACGATTTTCATGTCGGAGCGATTTTGAAATCCGGACTGCTTGTTAGGGAGGAACGGGGAATATATGGGTGAAAAACGCAGATAAAACGAGAAATTCGTAGATATCACAACACAATTCGCTTTGATGGTTACTAGACTCTGGTTTCTATAGTTTTCTGGAGGCGGTCAGGAGTGTAGCGGTTCAGGAAACCAGTGTGATTGTCGCTCGATCATCGAAAATCACCGAGGGGAAGGGAGCAGTTGGCGGGGAGGATTTCGGTTGGTCCAAGAGTTTGATCGAGCTGGAAAGCTGACCATATATCTGCCGTTCGTTGCCTAACATTGCCTCTCCGTAGCGAATTCAATGAGGAACGGTCGGCCGGGGCATCGGGCCGAAGCATTTGAGGTGAAAGATCGCAGGGACAAGCAAGCCGGGGGTTGAGTGCCTCAGGTATGTAGTTCCCCAAAAAGGGGAGGGCCATGTGCCGCCGGGTGGAATTAGACGGCCATGCTGTGGGCTGAAACGGCCAGAATGCGGTGATCGGCAAGTGGAGGCCGACAAAGCGGGGCGGTCCGGCACATCCAGCCTCATCAAACTGTACTTGGAGTTGCTGGTGCCGGTGAGCGTCAAGGTCAGGAAGAGCGAGGTGAGGTGACGCCTTGGGGGAAATGCTTGCCAGCGGGATGGTACGTGGTGACGGAGGACGGCCGGGTGGTGACGAAGCTGCTGCCGCTGAAGTTAAAGAAGGGCTAAACTATTTTTCGACATGAACTGAGACTAAAGACCTAGTACTTTGAACTATTGGTTTATCTTTTGTAAAGGTATGTTTGCAAAAACAAGAGAATGGGAAATTTATGCTGGATGTCAAGCGAGGGAGACTTAGTAAGGGTCGATAATTGCCGAATCAAACGTCGAGAATTGTCGATACAATAGCCCTTTTTTACTATTGTCTGGGTCCGGAGATGGGGATAGATTATGTTATGTACCAAACGTCGAGGAGGTAGGAACTGTAGATAAAGGCGGATGGAGAGCAAGGGGCAAAGGGAGGTTTGGAGAGTTACCGGTCTGGGATGGTCGCGTGGGAAGTTGCGCGATTGGGTGACAAAAATTGAGGAAGACCTTCTTTGCTTTACAAACGGAAGGGAGAGAAAAGAGGTTGTCCCGGTCGTCGTGGATTTTCGTGATGGCCTTTTTCTTCAATTTACGCGGTGATGGATTTGTTTTCCTGCTGTGGTTGCGGATGTACACATTTGTGTAATGCATCAAGGAGCAGAGGGATTTGGCGAAATCCCTTGACGGTCCTGAACTTTTTCTCCACCTCCAAAAATCCTGCAGCCGCCCAGCGCAGCACCTGTTCCCCATTCTGCCAGCGCTTGACGTTCCGACTCACCATCCGCACCTTCTCATTGGCTGATTCGATCGCATTCGTCGAGCGCAGAGTTCCCCGAAGCAGTTCCGGAACTCCCAGCCGGATCACGGTCACGGTCTCTTCCATCCCCTCGCGCAAACTGGCTGCTGCCCCTGGATACGCCTTCTCAAGTTGTGCCGCCAAGCGCCGCAGGGCCGCCAGTGCCTCTTTTTCGGTCTCCTGGCGCCAGGCCTCCCGCAATTGCCTCTTGACCCAATCTCGCTGTTTCTCCGGCAGATGCTCCAGGACATTGCGCTCCTTGTGCACCTGACACCGCTGAACCAATGCCGTCTCTCCAAACACGTCCCGTACTGCGGCACGCAAAGCCTTACTCCCGTCGATGACGACCAGGATCCCATCATCGGTTTTCAGTCCCCGGTCCACAAGATCGGTCAGCAGTCCTTTGCACACTGTCGCATTCTCTGTCGCTCCCTCCCAGACGCCCAGGATCTGCTTCTGTCCCCCTACGTCAATCCCTAATGCCGCCACTACGGTGTGGTCCGCCATGACGATCCCGTCAATAACTAGCGCCACGTACCGGCGGTCGTCTAGGCGCCGCTGCATGAGTTTTTCGAACAGCTTCTTCGTGGCGGCAATGAAACGCCGGCTGACGGCGCTCTTGCTCGTGCCGGAGGTTTCCACCTCGTTTCCGACCGGCTCAAGACCAAACGCATAGTTTCGGGTCGACAAGCCATGAATCATCCGCTCCAACGCGGCCTGGGTCAGCAGCGTTGGATCCTGAAAAGCCTGGTAGGTCTCCAGCGGGATTTCATGACCGTCGACGCTGCGTACCCGAACTTTTTCCACAGCCACCTTCCGGCCCCCAAGCATCACGGAGCCCTTTTCCTTTCCGTGTCGCACAGCCTTGCGCTTTGGATTGTGTTTCCCTTTGGGGCCCACCAAAGCTTCGACTTCCTCTCGCATCATGAGTTGAATCACTCGAAGCCCGGTTTGAACCGCCAAGGCCATGAGTCCCTCTTTCGCGCTCTCCATCACGTCCAGTAGCGACAGTTGGAGGGTGAACTGCTGAGAGGGATCCAGTGTCGAAAACAGGCTCTGGTCATTTCTCACAATTTGATGTACCCTTGATTTCATAGGTGGCGTTCTCCTTTCTTCGTTGTGCCCAATCCCGTTATACCAAACGGGTTTAGGAGACCGCCACCTTCAAATTTCCACGAAACCTGGGACAACGCCAGAGAAAATGTTATGAACAATAAGCTCGTTATTGGTTCTCTTTTTACAACTCTTATCTTTACCTGTGTCTCACCTGCTTTGGCTAGTTCAAGCCAAGAAAGTTCTGTGTCATTTCCCACTTTACAGGTTACAACAACTGAACTCCATCTTGATCCAAAGATAAACAGAGAATTCGAGAAGTTTCTTTCCAACAAAGTAAGTAGCACACATTCAGCAACATATGTGCCTACTTTGTCCGACATACAGCAGTTTGTAGATTACGCTGCTAAAAATGGTATTATTGAGAACACACAAGTGGCAAAGTTGAACCTCACCAAGGAGTTGGTGAGAGCAAGCATGAAAACCGTTGTTGCTGCTGGGCGGGTAGCGGGGTATAAACTGGCAGCGGAATGTCTAGACCATTCGTTACAAGATTCGCCAAGTGAAGTAATCTACTCTTCCGGTTCGTGGCAGAGTAATCTTGTTAAAAGTAGCCCAGTATATCAAAGCATGATTGGCTCAGTCAGAAATCAGTTGAAAAACTACCCATACTCTTCATATTCTACATACGGTTCTATGACACTTAACAACCCAAAAGATTTATTTTTGTCCCTGAATAAGGTAAACTACTCAATAGGTGCGTCTAAAAGCAATGGAACATGGACTATTTCTGTGGTAGTTTATGATACATATAATTTTGAATATCAGAACTGGATGGGTGCACCGGGCATTTACGGGAACGTGGTAACTATTCTGAATAACTACGGTGCATACGCTCAAAGTATTGGGGCAGTAGTCCCCTACAAAATTTGGATCTTTATGCAGGAGTCGTTTAGACCGTAATCACATACATATATACTTCTAAGGGCTTTGATCCAGTATATGGAGAAGTCAGCCGTCTATCACATTAAAATGGATGAGAGGTACAATCTTTAATTAACACTAGCGTAAAGGGAGGGGTAAAAATAGAGCTGGCAAAGAAGAGGTTTATGAAAGTCTTGTTGATTATATTGATTATAGGACTTGCTGTTATTCTGATATTCCTATTACCAACTTTTTTAATCGGCCTCAGTGGTTTTGGCCCTGGCCCCTCGGATTATGCTTTTGACTTACCGGGAGGATATCAATTAGTCAGAACTTCTGCTCATGATGTAAAAATCGTCCCAAAGGATGGATGGGACCCACGAAATCCACCACCTCTGATACCGGCTAAGGTAGTCGAAGTGGCTTTTGATCAACGATACATTTTGGCGAAACGATATGAACTAAGAGCGGCGTACCCAGGAAGCAACAATAGTTATGAAATTCCAGACGAACAAAAAGCTGTGTATTACATTTTTGATACTCTGGCGTTAAAAATTTACGAGTATCGAAGTTTGGAGGAATTCAATAATGCCAGGGAGATGTTGAAAGTCCCACCAACCCTTAAATTGAGAGATGTGGCGGATATAGCGCGAAGCTCCAACCCTCCAGAGTGAAAGATATAATCAAAATGACCTGAATCCCCAATACATGCGGGTGGCCGGGCAAGCTTCTTTGTGTTCGCGTTGGCCCCGCACTCATCAAGGTCAGGCCCGGTTACGATTCTGACTTGTTGCGCGATGTGGTGCGCACGCTGGCCTCCCTATGCTGAACCTCAAGTTTGACAGTTGGGGACCCCTGATGTGATGGCAATTCCGCGCTGCTGCGCGGTTTTTTCATGGATTAGGGCTACTTGCGGGCCGAAAACGTAGGTCAAAGCGGACTCGAACGCTTGTTGCACCTCCCTCACCACTGGAGCTGCGATGCCTTTCGTCTGTTTGAGCCCGTTGTTCGTCATCACAAATCACTCCTGGTATCATTTTACACCAGGGCGGGGTCGTGTCTATTCATGATTTTACTTGAGGCAACAAAAATCACTGCCTCCGATGACTCCCTGACCGCTATTGTTCGATGGTAAGCCCTCTTGACAAGAAAGTAAGAAAATAAGAAAATAAGAACGACACAAAGCAAAGGGGGCGAACCGTGTGGAGCGTATCGTACATCCGACGGAACGCGGACAGATAACAATCCCGAAGAGTATCCGGGAGGCGTTGCGTATCTCGGCGGATACACCACTTGTCATCCGCCAAGAAGGAACGCGGATCATCATTGAGCCACTTTCCGGTCTAGATCGTCTCACCCGTAAACTTGAACAGGAGGCAAAGATTCGGGGGATGTCACCGGAAGACTTGGTTGCGGAAGTGGAGAGTGTCCGACAGGAGTTTTTCGACAAACGAACGGACGTGAAACATGAATAATGGCTCGACTTTGGTGCCTGGACACGAACGTGCTGATTTCGGGATTGGTGTTTCGAGGGCCTGAGCACTCGCTTCTTCGACGGTTACAAGATCGTCAAGAACCCGTATTGTGGTTTCCCACAATTGAGAATGAAGTCCAGGAGGTATTGGCAAGGAAATTTGGAACGGTTGATGTTGATTGGGCGGGTGCGTTTCCAACCCGCACTCGACTGATAGTACAGGAACCACCGCCTGACCTCCACATCGAACAAGCGATTAAGGAACTTCGCGACCCCAAAGATGGACCGATTTTGGCGGCCGCCCGGTTCTATAAAGCGGATTTCCTAGTCACCGGAGACAAGGATCTTTTGGTGTTGGGCCAACCCGACGATTCACGAAAAGCCTTGCGAAACTCGACCCCAACTCACGCAAGGCTGTCAAGAAAGCAATGGAGTTGTTGTTGGAGAACCCCCACATCCTTCGTTACGAACACGGAAGATGGAGGGATACGAAGGGGCATTTGAAGCAAGCGCCAACATGGACATCCGTATCACGTTTCACGATGAAAAAACAGACACCATTGTGCTTCGGAATGTCGGACGCCATGATGACGCACTGTCCAACCCTTGAGAATAGTTCATCCGGCAAGGTTTCGATGAGCTCCCGGACCTGCCGGTAGTCGATCGCTCGATTTCTGCCGGCGGTTTCACGATATGTGGACGGCGAACATCGCGTGGCCTACACGATTGTTGAAGACGGGGACACAGAGCCTTTTGTTCTCATTTTGCTCGTTGGGACGTGGTGCCGGCAGCGAAGGCCGGGTGGGGAGCCGGCTGACGAAAGGGAGGGGCATGCAGAGCGGAAGTGGCTGTCGGGCTACCCATCATCGTCGAAACCCGCACTGCAGCACCGCACGTCCTTGTGTTCGAGGTGTTCCTGTTTGTACGTCTTGACATGGATGGGTGGAGTGATCACATGTTTAAACCGCGTCTTTATCTCTGAGTTGCTCTGGTGGTTATCGGTTTGTCCGGCTAACCTCCGTTGCGGATGCTCTACCGACTGTGTGATCCCGACGCCCTTCCCTGGTTGAAACCGTGAACACCAGCCCTTCTCTCTTTTGCTTCAGATCCAAATCCACGTCAAAACATGCTAAAGGTTAGCAATAATTACATTTCTTGGGTATCCAAGAAGTTGTCTTGCGAAAAAACGACATGGTAGACTTCGTATTGGGATAAAACATTCAGGTGGGGAGCAGAATCATTGGGCAAACGGCAACGCAATGAATTTGTATCGGTGGAGACCGGGTTAGTGGGATTGGCGGCAATCGCCTTTTATTTCCGCCAGTACCGGTTCGGCGTCGGAGCACTTGTTGTAGCTGGGCTTTTGCTCCTTTTAGTCCTGGTGGTAAGGAATCTAAGGGCACGGCAACGTTCTTTGGCCTCCGGAAAAAGGCCTTCCGGCAACACAAAGGCCAAGAAAATCACGACGCTCACCCGAGAGGAAGCTCTTCGTGTCTCTGATTTGGACAAGCTTTCCGGCCAGGCATTCGAGCAATTGCTCAAATACTACTATGAGGACCAGGGCTACAAGGTACAACTCACGCCGGCCAGCGGGGATCTCGGGGTGGATCTGATTTTGACGGATCCCAAGGACGGCATGAAAATCGCAGTGCAGGTCAAGCATTGGAAGAAGCCCGTCAACTTGGAAGCCGTGCAACAGGTTGTGGGCGGCCGGCGGCGCTATTCGTGCCTTGGGGCGTGGGTGGTGACGACGAGCAATTCTTTTCAGCCATCCGCACGCACACTTGCAGAGGCTAACAATGTACGCTTGATCAGTGGGCTGGATATAGAGCCAAAAATCAAAGGATGGCAGAAACGGCAATTACAACGGCTGAGATAAGAAGGTTTTGGGGGACGAGGATGTGACCAAACATATCGGAGCGCTGGCAGAATGGGGGACAGGTGCTGCGCTGGGCTGCCGCGGGTTTTCTTGAAGCGGAGAAGAAATTCCAGACCGTCAAGAGATATCGCCAAATCCCGTTGCTGATCGACGCATTACACAAGTGTGTACACCTTCAGTCGCAGCAGGAAGAAACATCCATAACCGCGTAAATTGAGGAAAAAGGCCGTCACGAAAATTTACGACGACCGGGACAAGCCCAGGCCACGCAAAGACATTCGGTGTTTAGTCACGGTTTTGAGTGTGTTAAAACGGGTGAGAGACGATATATTGTATCATTTGTGCAAATTATCAATCGATTACTATTGTTGAAATCAAACGGCCCTCTTCCCTTGAACCGGGGATAGGCCGGGGTTTTCCCCGTTCTTGACCCGGCTGAAGAAAGCGGCCAAGGCCCTCTCGACCTTAAACAGCACTTCCTGGGCTACTTGGGAATGTATCTCCCGGAGACGTTCCTTTTCTGCTCGATTATCTGAACGCCGAATTTTGCCGCTACACTCAGGTTGACCTGCCTGAGAAAACCAGAAATCTCCGACGTCCATATCTTAGTGATTACCCGCTGCATTGGGTGGGGAGGTAAACTGCTGGCATGGGATTGCAGGTTTATAACGAATGCGTTATAATCTGTGGTGATAGCAACGCAAACAATACGAAAGTGGTGTCCTCGTGTATGAAATTGTCGTGTATAGAGATGCCGCGGCAAAAGTGAAATTGCTGACTTTCTCGCCCGAATCAGCGTAGATGCTGGAGCGGGAAAGAGAGGCGCGGTTGTGCTAAAGCGGAAGCTGGACATGTATTTGCACCTTTTGTCCAAACAAGGCACCCGGTTGGGAAAGCCCTATGTGGATCATGTCGAAGGCCCGATTTGGGAATTGCGTCCGGGTCGGTACAGGGTGCCTTCTGTGGGATGGAGAGGAAACAAATTTGTCCTGCTTCATCAGTTCATGAAAAAGACGCAGAAAACGCCGAGACGTGTGATCGAGAAAGCAAGACGGGAATATGAGGACTGGGTTGCACGTCACGGTCTGTAATGAACAGAATCAAGGTTAAAGCCGAGAACTCCAGAGGAGGGGGCCGAGATGGACGAAAAGAAGGGCCTCGCCAGAGGCCCCGACGGTTTGCTGCATTGGCGGGACCTTCGCGACCAGTTCTACACCAAAGAGGAGCAACGGCTGAACGACTTCCTGGCGGAGCTGATCGGGGCGATGGTTTTGCGCCGGCGACAGCTCGGCCTGACGCAGGAGCAACTGGCAGAAAAGGCCGGGGTCAAGCAATCGGCGATCGCCAGGCTGGAGACCGGGAACGCAGTGCCGCGCTTGGATACCCTGATTCGCATTGCGGATGCGCTGGATCTGCGGCTGAAACTGGTCCCGGAGGAAGCCGGGAGGGAGCTTTCGGCGGCTTCGGAAGGACTGTGGTTATCACGGGGTTTTTACAGGAAGCCGAGACGTTGAGCGCTGAATGAAAAATGGCGAGAGGACTTCGGTCCTCTTTCTTTTTTCTCCCGGCTCACGTGTAGAGCGAGCGGTGTTTCGTGGCTTGTCATGCAGGTGTTACCCTTTCAGCTCGGAGCTTCTTTTGACACTCTAAGCGGCTGAAGGGCGGCTTTCCCGCCCGAGGGCTGTAAACGGGGCCACCTTCGGTCCCCTGTTTTTGGCAAATTTTCTCTTTACGTATTTGCCCTTTCGTTGTATCCTTGAATCAAGGATGAAAGGAGACCGTCTAAAGATGACGAAGTCGGCGTATGCT
This region includes:
- a CDS encoding type II toxin-antitoxin system RelE/ParE family toxin, with translation MLKRKLDMYLHLLSKQGTRLGKPYVDHVEGPIWELRPGRYRVPSVGWRGNKFVLLHQFMKKTQKTPRRVIEKARREYEDWVARHGL
- a CDS encoding helix-turn-helix domain-containing protein, which gives rise to MDEKKGLARGPDGLLHWRDLRDQFYTKEEQRLNDFLAELIGAMVLRRRQLGLTQEQLAEKAGVKQSAIARLETGNAVPRLDTLIRIADALDLRLKLVPEEAGRELSAASEGLWLSRGFYRKPRR
- a CDS encoding IS256 family transposase, which produces MKSRVHQIVRNDQSLFSTLDPSQQFTLQLSLLDVMESAKEGLMALAVQTGLRVIQLMMREEVEALVGPKGKHNPKRKAVRHGKEKGSVMLGGRKVAVEKVRVRSVDGHEIPLETYQAFQDPTLLTQAALERMIHGLSTRNYAFGLEPVGNEVETSGTSKSAVSRRFIAATKKLFEKLMQRRLDDRRYVALVIDGIVMADHTVVAALGIDVGGQKQILGVWEGATENATVCKGLLTDLVDRGLKTDDGILVVIDGSKALRAAVRDVFGETALVQRCQVHKERNVLEHLPEKQRDWVKRQLREAWRQETEKEALAALRRLAAQLEKAYPGAAASLREGMEETVTVIRLGVPELLRGTLRSTNAIESANEKVRMVSRNVKRWQNGEQVLRWAAAGFLEVEKKFRTVKGFRQIPLLLDALHKCVHPQPQQENKSITA
- a CDS encoding AbrB/MazE/SpoVT family DNA-binding domain-containing protein, whose product is MERIVHPTERGQITIPKSIREALRISADTPLVIRQEGTRIIIEPLSGLDRLTRKLEQEAKIRGMSPEDLVAEVESVRQEFFDKRTDVKHE
- a CDS encoding DUF3997 domain-containing protein, with the protein product MKVLLIILIIGLAVILIFLLPTFLIGLSGFGPGPSDYAFDLPGGYQLVRTSAHDVKIVPKDGWDPRNPPPLIPAKVVEVAFDQRYILAKRYELRAAYPGSNNSYEIPDEQKAVYYIFDTLALKIYEYRSLEEFNNAREMLKVPPTLKLRDVADIARSSNPPE
- a CDS encoding restriction endonuclease — its product is MGKRQRNEFVSVETGLVGLAAIAFYFRQYRFGVGALVVAGLLLLLVLVVRNLRARQRSLASGKRPSGNTKAKKITTLTREEALRVSDLDKLSGQAFEQLLKYYYEDQGYKVQLTPASGDLGVDLILTDPKDGMKIAVQVKHWKKPVNLEAVQQVVGGRRRYSCLGAWVVTTSNSFQPSARTLAEANNVRLISGLDIEPKIKGWQKRQLQRLR
- a CDS encoding putative toxin-antitoxin system toxin component, PIN family, with protein sequence MARLWCLDTNVLISGLVFRGPEHSLLRRLQDRQEPVLWFPTIENEVQEVLARKFGTVDVDWAGAFPTRTRLIVQEPPPDLHIEQAIKELRDPKDGPILAAARFYKADFLVTGDKDLLVLGQPDDSRKALRNSTPTHARLSRKQWSCCWRTPTSFVTNTEDGGIRRGI